One region of Chloroflexota bacterium genomic DNA includes:
- the ptsP gene encoding phosphoenolpyruvate--protein phosphotransferase: METLKGIAASKGVALGPAYIYRPVICGPSRPAQAPADAETELGRLAEAIDASRQQLQDIYESAVREIGEEAAAIFQAHQAFLDDPMLLDSIRERIQKGEDAETAVRGAFAAFAAQFDAMEDPYFRERAADLRDVGERVLRNLCGAETSSSLTRLDRNVIVVAQDLTPSDTAQMDKAHVLGFATARGGETSHTAIIARILGIPAVVGIGDGIMNVGPGQELILDGEQGLVVVAPDQSTREEYERQRAYLAAQCALEMKAAQEPAVTLDGHRVEVVANIADVGSACEALEYGAEGVGLFRTEFLYLDRTCMPDEEEQYAAYRAVADAMGDRPLIIRTLDIGGDKQLPYLDIGQEMNPFLGYRAIRLSLGTPDLFAAQLRAILRAAYERNVKVMFPMVATVEEVHAAKEALAQAQAELAARKCPFATQMEVGIMVEIPAAAIAADILAPEVDFFSIGTNDLVQYTLAVDRVNEKVSYLYQPLHPAILRLIDHVIRAAHAEGKWVGMCGEMAGDLLAIPILLGLGLDEFSMNASVIPAAKALIRRLKVEEMRHLAQECLKCKTADEVHAWVVEVVGEKPAG; the protein is encoded by the coding sequence GCGTGGCCTTGGGCCCCGCGTATATCTATCGCCCTGTTATCTGTGGCCCCTCGCGCCCGGCCCAAGCGCCTGCGGATGCGGAGACCGAATTGGGTCGCTTGGCCGAGGCCATAGATGCCTCGCGCCAGCAACTGCAGGACATCTATGAGTCGGCTGTGCGCGAGATCGGCGAGGAGGCGGCGGCCATCTTTCAGGCCCACCAGGCTTTCCTCGACGATCCTATGCTCTTGGATTCCATCCGCGAGCGCATCCAGAAAGGCGAGGACGCCGAGACCGCGGTGCGTGGCGCTTTCGCCGCCTTTGCCGCCCAGTTCGATGCCATGGAGGACCCCTATTTCCGTGAGCGCGCCGCTGACCTGCGGGATGTGGGCGAGCGCGTATTGCGCAACCTGTGCGGTGCGGAGACCTCTTCCTCCCTCACCCGGCTGGACCGGAACGTCATCGTCGTCGCCCAGGATCTGACGCCCTCCGACACTGCCCAGATGGACAAGGCCCACGTCCTCGGTTTCGCCACTGCCCGCGGCGGCGAGACCTCCCACACTGCCATCATCGCCCGTATCCTGGGCATCCCGGCGGTGGTGGGCATCGGCGACGGCATCATGAACGTCGGGCCGGGCCAGGAACTGATCTTGGACGGCGAGCAGGGGCTGGTCGTTGTCGCGCCCGACCAGTCCACCCGCGAGGAATACGAGCGCCAGCGAGCATACTTGGCAGCACAATGCGCACTGGAGATGAAGGCGGCCCAGGAGCCTGCCGTAACTCTGGACGGCCACCGGGTGGAGGTGGTGGCGAACATCGCCGATGTAGGGTCGGCCTGCGAGGCGCTGGAGTACGGGGCCGAAGGGGTGGGGCTTTTCCGCACCGAGTTCCTCTACCTGGACCGCACCTGTATGCCCGACGAAGAGGAGCAATACGCCGCCTACCGCGCCGTTGCCGACGCGATGGGCGACCGCCCGCTCATCATCCGCACTTTGGACATCGGCGGCGACAAGCAACTGCCTTATCTCGACATCGGCCAGGAGATGAACCCCTTCTTGGGCTACCGCGCCATCCGCTTGAGTCTGGGCACACCGGACCTTTTCGCCGCCCAGTTGCGGGCCATCCTTCGCGCCGCTTACGAGCGCAACGTGAAGGTGATGTTCCCCATGGTGGCCACGGTCGAAGAAGTGCACGCTGCCAAAGAGGCACTGGCCCAGGCCCAAGCCGAACTGGCGGCCCGGAAATGCCCCTTCGCCACGCAAATGGAAGTGGGCATCATGGTCGAGATCCCAGCCGCGGCCATCGCCGCGGACATCCTGGCCCCCGAGGTGGATTTTTTCAGCATCGGCACGAACGACTTGGTGCAATACACCCTGGCCGTGGACCGGGTGAACGAGAAGGTCTCGTATCTCTATCAGCCGCTGCACCCCGCCATCCTGCGCCTGATTGACCACGTGATCCGCGCCGCCCACGCCGAGGGCAAGTGGGTGGGGATGTGCGGGGAGATGGCAGGCGATCTGTTGGCCATCCCGATTCTGTTGGGGTTGGGGCTGGACGAGTTCAGCATGAACGCCTCGGTCATCCCGGCGGCGAAGGCCCTGATCCGCCGGTTGAAGGTAGAGGAGATGCGCCACTTGGCCCAGGAATGCCTGAAGTGCAAGACCGCCGACGAGGTGCACGCCTGGGTGGTGGAGGTGGTGGGGGAGAAACCCGCCGGCTGA
- a CDS encoding pyrroline-5-carboxylate reductase, translating to MWDNVQIAFVGSGVMAEAMIRGLLTQNVVAPEQIVAAGPRLERGAELQQKYKVRVTTDNREAVRGAEVVVLSVKPQVLSGVLSDLRGDIPSPALVLSIVAGARLALIQRELDHPYVVRSMPNTPAQIGQGITVWTASPAVSPEQRERARAILKALGEEIFVEDEDYLDMATALSGTGPAYVFLFIEALVDAGVHLGFPRYMAERLVLQTVKGSVEYAQRDRHHLAHLRNQVTSPGGTSAEALYYLEKAGFRTAISRAVWAAYQRCVQLGRGKKQSTIEEG from the coding sequence ATGTGGGATAATGTGCAAATAGCGTTTGTTGGCTCAGGAGTGATGGCCGAAGCCATGATCAGGGGCCTCTTGACACAAAATGTAGTTGCCCCGGAGCAGATTGTGGCGGCTGGACCGCGTTTGGAGCGCGGTGCCGAACTCCAACAGAAGTACAAGGTGCGAGTTACCACTGACAACCGCGAGGCGGTCCGGGGTGCCGAAGTAGTGGTCCTCTCGGTAAAACCACAGGTTCTGTCGGGCGTTCTATCGGACTTGCGGGGAGATATCCCCAGTCCGGCCCTGGTACTCTCCATCGTCGCCGGGGCCCGTTTGGCACTCATCCAACGCGAATTGGATCACCCATACGTGGTGCGTTCGATGCCCAACACTCCCGCCCAGATTGGTCAGGGTATAACGGTGTGGACAGCGTCGCCTGCCGTGAGTCCTGAGCAACGCGAGCGGGCTCGTGCTATTTTGAAAGCGCTCGGTGAAGAGATTTTTGTGGAGGACGAAGATTATTTGGACATGGCCACCGCTCTCTCGGGCACCGGGCCGGCGTACGTTTTCCTGTTCATCGAGGCTTTAGTGGATGCTGGGGTGCACCTCGGCTTTCCACGCTACATGGCTGAGCGTCTGGTGCTGCAAACAGTGAAAGGTTCCGTGGAATATGCCCAGCGGGATCGGCACCATTTGGCCCACCTGCGCAACCAGGTGACCTCACCAGGTGGCACTTCGGCCGAGGCGCTGTACTACCTGGAGAAGGCGGGCTTTCGCACTGCAATTTCTCGCGCTGTCTGGGCAGCCTATCAGCGCTGTGTGCAGTTAGGACGGGGAAAGAAGCAGAGCACGATTGAGGAAGGGTGA
- a CDS encoding transposase, which translates to MPRRTIQFVPGEYYHLYNRGNNRQNIFFERENYLFFLRQIRLYLAPQIRTSEVCKGIVVAYCLMPNHFHLLLTPQSENLSHQMQLLSISFTKAMNRRYSRVGALFQGAFQAVHVERNEHLLHLSRYIHLNPVAAGLVRRPEDWEFSSYRDYIGQRNGALPAPGIILSQFSSCREYQSFVESYAEHDLSVIAHLLIDD; encoded by the coding sequence ATGCCTCGACGCACCATTCAATTTGTGCCTGGCGAATACTACCACCTCTATAATCGAGGTAATAATCGGCAGAACATTTTCTTTGAGCGTGAGAACTATCTGTTCTTTCTGCGGCAGATTCGCCTATACCTCGCCCCGCAGATAAGGACTTCGGAGGTCTGTAAAGGTATAGTGGTAGCCTATTGCCTGATGCCAAATCACTTTCATTTGCTGCTCACTCCTCAGAGTGAGAATCTCTCCCACCAGATGCAATTGTTGTCCATTTCTTTCACCAAAGCGATGAACCGACGGTACAGCCGGGTTGGAGCGCTCTTCCAGGGGGCGTTCCAGGCCGTGCACGTAGAACGGAATGAGCACCTGTTGCACCTATCACGTTATATTCATCTGAACCCCGTAGCAGCAGGGCTAGTCAGACGGCCCGAGGATTGGGAGTTCTCCAGCTACCGTGACTACATTGGCCAACGCAATGGCGCCTTGCCCGCGCCCGGGATTATCCTCTCGCAGTTCTCTAGTTGTAGGGAATATCAGTCGTTTGTAGAATCCTACGCCGAACACGACTTGAGCGTTATCGCCCATCTGTTGATAGATGACTAG
- the glgP gene encoding alpha-glucan family phosphorylase has protein sequence MRPIRTITVIPALPEKISRLRELAYNLCWSWDHETIDLFRRLDRDLWETSGHNPVRMLGVMRQEALDAIASDEGFLAQMERVLHRFDQYIGNTTAWYPKTYGSAAAPGQPPLLIAFFSPEFGLADAIPLYSGGLGVLSGDSLKSASDMGLPLVGVGLLYQQGYFRQYLNADGWQGERYPVNDFYNMPITLERKEDGSPVTVEVPYPGRKVVAQVWRIQVGRVPLYMLDTNVAANSPEDQDITDTLYGGDLEMRIKQEIMIGIGGMRALAALGLRPTVCHMNEGHSAFLGLERIRMLMVEEGLSFSEAREAAAAGNIFTTHSNVPAAIDQFPPALVNQYFADYLPALGLSPQEFLALGRPLGDNDGPFNMAILAMRLSAVTAGVSKLHGRVARTMWQSVWPDVPEDEIPITSITNGIHLLSWVSQDIAGLYDRYLGPQWRNDPTNAALWARIDQVPAEELWRTHERRRERLVAFVRMRLRAQREQQGASPAEIAEADEVLDPGALTIGFARRFATYKRATLLMHDPERLARILNDPDRPVQIIFAGKAHPHDNEGKEMIRQIIHVARQDEFRRRIVFIEDYDMNVARYLLQGADIWLNTPRRPREASGTSGMKAAANGVLNVSILDGWWDEAYTPEVGWAIGRGEEYEDLEYQDEVESNALYDLLEKEIVPLFYDRGANGLPRRWISRMKASMRALCPTYNTDRVLREYTEQLYLPAAERYTRLVQENAARARTLAQWKATLRLGWDKVEIGEVTSNRAGVVNVGAEVEVWAHVHLGDLSPEDVRVQLYCGPVDADGRITHGQVKDMACAEAKSDGDYVFVGTVPCSASGLYGYTVRVVPHHEDLTNPFEAGLDLILWAEIAGG, from the coding sequence ATGCGACCGATCCGGACCATCACCGTTATCCCTGCCCTGCCGGAGAAAATATCCAGGCTCAGGGAATTGGCGTATAACCTGTGCTGGTCGTGGGACCACGAGACCATTGACCTGTTCCGCCGTCTCGACCGCGACCTGTGGGAGACCAGCGGTCATAACCCGGTGCGGATGCTCGGCGTGATGCGCCAGGAGGCGCTGGATGCCATTGCCTCGGATGAGGGTTTTCTGGCTCAGATGGAGCGCGTATTGCACCGCTTCGACCAGTACATCGGCAACACCACCGCCTGGTATCCGAAGACCTACGGTAGCGCAGCGGCGCCGGGCCAACCGCCTTTGCTCATCGCCTTTTTCTCCCCGGAATTCGGCCTGGCCGATGCCATCCCCCTCTATTCGGGGGGATTGGGCGTGCTCTCGGGTGACTCCCTGAAATCGGCCAGCGATATGGGGTTGCCACTCGTCGGCGTGGGACTATTGTATCAGCAAGGATATTTCCGCCAGTACCTCAACGCCGACGGTTGGCAGGGCGAGCGTTATCCGGTCAACGATTTCTACAATATGCCAATCACCCTGGAGCGCAAGGAGGATGGCAGCCCGGTCACCGTCGAGGTGCCCTACCCTGGGCGGAAGGTTGTGGCCCAGGTGTGGCGCATCCAGGTGGGGCGGGTGCCACTGTATATGCTGGACACCAACGTGGCCGCCAACAGTCCCGAAGACCAAGATATCACCGATACCCTGTACGGCGGCGACTTGGAGATGCGCATCAAGCAGGAGATCATGATCGGGATCGGCGGTATGCGTGCCCTGGCGGCATTGGGCCTGCGGCCTACTGTATGCCACATGAACGAGGGGCATTCGGCGTTCCTGGGCCTGGAGCGCATCCGCATGTTGATGGTAGAAGAGGGTCTCTCCTTCTCCGAAGCGCGGGAGGCCGCTGCCGCCGGCAATATCTTCACCACTCACAGCAATGTCCCGGCCGCGATTGACCAGTTCCCTCCGGCTCTCGTAAACCAGTATTTCGCTGATTATCTCCCCGCCCTGGGTCTATCGCCGCAGGAATTCCTGGCCCTGGGGCGACCGTTAGGTGACAACGACGGGCCCTTCAACATGGCGATCCTGGCCATGCGCCTCTCCGCTGTCACAGCGGGGGTCAGCAAACTCCACGGGAGGGTGGCGCGGACGATGTGGCAGTCAGTGTGGCCCGATGTCCCAGAGGACGAGATACCCATCACGTCCATCACCAACGGTATCCATCTTCTCTCCTGGGTTTCGCAGGACATCGCGGGGCTATACGACCGCTATCTGGGGCCCCAGTGGCGCAACGATCCGACCAACGCTGCTCTCTGGGCGCGAATAGACCAGGTGCCCGCCGAGGAACTATGGCGCACGCACGAGCGCCGCCGCGAGCGACTGGTGGCCTTCGTCCGGATGCGGCTGCGCGCCCAAAGGGAGCAGCAGGGCGCGTCACCAGCGGAGATCGCCGAGGCCGACGAGGTGCTCGATCCTGGGGCGCTGACCATCGGTTTCGCGCGGCGCTTCGCCACCTATAAGCGCGCTACCCTACTGATGCACGACCCCGAGCGACTGGCCCGCATCCTGAACGACCCGGACCGTCCGGTGCAAATCATCTTCGCCGGGAAAGCCCACCCCCACGACAACGAGGGCAAAGAGATGATCCGCCAGATCATTCACGTGGCCCGGCAGGACGAGTTCCGCCGCCGCATCGTCTTCATCGAGGACTACGATATGAACGTGGCCCGCTATCTCCTCCAGGGAGCAGACATCTGGCTGAACACGCCACGCCGCCCACGGGAGGCCAGTGGCACAAGTGGTATGAAAGCCGCTGCCAACGGGGTCCTGAACGTGAGCATCCTGGACGGCTGGTGGGATGAGGCTTACACGCCCGAAGTGGGCTGGGCCATCGGCCGCGGCGAGGAGTACGAGGACCTCGAATATCAAGACGAGGTCGAGTCCAACGCCCTCTACGACCTTCTGGAGAAGGAGATCGTGCCTCTTTTCTACGACCGTGGAGCCAACGGCCTGCCCAGGCGCTGGATCAGTCGCATGAAAGCATCTATGCGGGCACTGTGTCCGACCTATAATACTGATCGCGTGCTGAGAGAGTACACCGAACAACTGTACCTGCCCGCTGCCGAGCGCTACACCCGCCTGGTGCAAGAGAACGCTGCCCGGGCCCGGACGCTGGCGCAGTGGAAGGCCACCCTACGCCTGGGCTGGGACAAGGTGGAGATCGGCGAGGTAACCAGCAACCGCGCTGGCGTGGTGAACGTGGGGGCCGAGGTGGAGGTGTGGGCGCACGTTCACCTGGGCGACTTGTCGCCGGAGGACGTGCGGGTGCAACTGTACTGTGGCCCAGTGGACGCCGATGGTCGCATTACCCACGGGCAGGTGAAAGATATGGCCTGTGCCGAGGCGAAATCCGACGGAGACTACGTCTTCGTGGGCACGGTGCCCTGCTCGGCGAGTGGGCTCTATGGCTACACGGTGCGGGTCGTCCCACACCACGAAGACCTGACCAACCCGTTCGAGGCAGGGCTGGACTTGATTCTTTGGGCGGAGATCGCAGGCGGTTGA